Proteins from a genomic interval of Caldicellulosiruptor diazotrophicus:
- a CDS encoding coproporphyrinogen III oxidase, which produces MKITYFSNSQRFLYDFQHIIRAFYPGAQVKFGHGGDIHFEAYFEEMKVFLKLQTQDKTIQKDFVLVSDEHESKRIFGKNLYDLLKQETKKELPWGILTGIRPTKIVYPLLDQSLKEEEIYKFMQEEYYISDKKSKLLLKVAKNEMSILSKLEPSSACLYIGIPICPTRCLYCSFSCHEMTRQVKSLLGMYTDSLICELEKTYQKIDENKNRIVAVYFGGGSPAVLGIENIKKIFTNLFENLEKDYIREITFEAGRPDTIDEKLLQYLAEINQDLNVRLCINPQTSNDNTLKIIGRNHTFEDIKRAFAQAYEYGFKNINSDVILGLPGEGENDYKKTIEDVLKLFPASITVHTLSVKRASLLRFKWNEYEFMDEETVNSLLDWTQDILEEHGYIPYYMYRQKNMIGNFENVGYCKRGFEGLYNVMIIQEKHNIYACGAKAVSKFVYEGDRIERVFNPADIKLYISRILNIDV; this is translated from the coding sequence TTGAAAATAACATATTTTTCTAACAGCCAAAGGTTTTTGTATGATTTTCAGCATATAATAAGGGCATTTTATCCCGGTGCGCAGGTAAAGTTTGGTCATGGCGGAGACATTCATTTTGAGGCGTATTTTGAAGAAATGAAAGTATTTTTAAAACTCCAAACGCAGGATAAAACCATTCAAAAAGATTTTGTGTTAGTTAGTGATGAGCACGAGTCAAAAAGGATATTTGGTAAAAACCTTTATGATCTTTTAAAGCAAGAAACAAAAAAAGAGCTTCCCTGGGGGATTTTAACAGGAATAAGACCTACGAAGATTGTGTACCCTCTGTTGGATCAGAGTCTGAAAGAGGAAGAAATATACAAGTTCATGCAAGAAGAATATTATATTTCTGATAAGAAATCAAAACTTCTTTTAAAGGTTGCAAAGAATGAGATGAGCATTTTAAGTAAACTTGAGCCTTCTTCGGCTTGTTTGTACATAGGTATTCCAATATGCCCAACTAGGTGTCTTTACTGTTCTTTTTCATGTCATGAGATGACAAGGCAGGTAAAAAGTTTATTAGGAATGTATACAGATAGTCTCATTTGTGAACTTGAAAAGACATATCAGAAAATAGATGAAAATAAGAACAGAATTGTTGCAGTCTATTTTGGCGGTGGAAGTCCTGCAGTGTTGGGGATTGAGAATATAAAAAAGATTTTCACAAATCTATTTGAGAATCTTGAAAAAGACTATATTCGAGAGATCACATTTGAAGCAGGAAGACCTGATACAATTGACGAAAAGCTTTTGCAATATCTAGCAGAGATTAACCAAGATTTGAATGTCAGGCTTTGTATAAATCCTCAAACTTCGAACGACAATACTTTAAAGATAATAGGTAGAAACCACACGTTTGAGGACATAAAAAGAGCATTTGCGCAAGCTTACGAATATGGCTTTAAAAATATAAACAGTGATGTGATACTAGGGCTTCCTGGTGAGGGTGAGAATGATTATAAAAAAACAATTGAAGATGTTTTAAAGCTTTTTCCTGCTTCAATTACCGTTCACACACTTTCTGTAAAAAGGGCAAGCCTTTTGAGATTCAAATGGAATGAATATGAGTTTATGGATGAGGAGACTGTAAATAGCCTTCTTGATTGGACACAAGATATCTTGGAGGAGCACGGCTACATTCCATACTACATGTACAGGCAGAAAAATATGATAGGGAACTTTGAGAATGTTGGATACTGCAAAAGAGGGTTTGAAGGGCTTTACAATGTGATGATAATACAGGAAAAGCACAATATCTATGCATGTGGTGCAAAAGCTGTATCAAAGTTTGTGTATGAAGGCGACAGGATTGAAAGGGTTTTTAATCCTGCTGACATAAAACTCTACATTTCAAGGATACTGAATATTGATGTTTGA
- a CDS encoding MBL fold metallo-hydrolase: MFLKCIEVGDVVTNCYVFGKKEVVIIDPGDDATKIESIIVENDLIPKAIFLTHGHFDHFLGCSYLKQRFKLPIYAHSAEKEILSNPAYNLSYLIGSEIKINCDGYFEDGDVFEFADFSLKVLHTPGHTPGSSCFLYDNILFSGDTLFKDSFGRCDLPLGDENQIFESIKGKLLVLPRITKVYPGHGVPTTIGDELKNF, encoded by the coding sequence ATGTTTTTAAAATGTATTGAAGTTGGGGATGTTGTAACAAATTGTTATGTGTTTGGGAAAAAAGAGGTTGTCATTATTGACCCGGGAGATGATGCAACAAAAATTGAGAGCATTATTGTTGAAAATGACCTTATTCCCAAAGCCATATTTTTGACGCACGGACATTTTGACCATTTTTTAGGTTGCTCTTATCTAAAACAGAGGTTTAAACTGCCAATTTATGCGCACAGTGCTGAAAAAGAGATATTGTCAAATCCAGCATACAACCTTTCGTATCTGATTGGTTCAGAAATAAAGATAAACTGTGATGGGTACTTTGAAGACGGAGATGTATTTGAATTTGCTGATTTTTCATTAAAAGTTTTACATACCCCTGGGCACACACCTGGTTCGAGTTGTTTTTTGTATGATAACATCTTGTTTTCGGGCGACACGTTGTTTAAGGACTCTTTTGGCAGGTGTGACCTTCCGCTTGGAGATGAAAATCAGATATTTGAGTCTATAAAGGGAAAACTTTTGGTGCTTCCTAGAATAACAAAAGTGTATCCAGGGCACGGTGTGCCAACTACCATTGGTGATGAGCTTAAAAACTTTTAA
- a CDS encoding radical SAM protein: MLSQQLLKSCSICPRECRVNRIEGETGFCKIAGGIKVAKAFLHFWEEPCISGENGSGTVFFSGCNMGCVFCQNYEISQMRFGVFIDVNKLATIFLNLQSKGAHNINLVTPTIYVPYIVEAIDIARGKGLRIPIVYNTSSYEKPETIELLRGYVDIFLPDFKYFDDEIAKKYSNAPRYFEFASKSILKMFELVGDVVIENGIMKKGVIIRHLVLPMHTNDSIKILSWIRDNLKGRVMLSLMSQYYPMYRSKEFKEISRRITRREYQKVVNFVLENGLDYGYIQDKEAATDKYTPDFDLEGI, translated from the coding sequence TTGCTTTCCCAACAGCTTTTAAAAAGCTGCAGCATATGTCCGCGGGAGTGCAGGGTAAATCGAATTGAGGGCGAGACTGGTTTTTGCAAAATTGCAGGTGGTATAAAGGTTGCCAAAGCCTTTTTGCATTTCTGGGAAGAGCCATGTATCTCGGGTGAAAATGGGTCTGGCACGGTATTTTTTTCTGGGTGCAATATGGGATGCGTGTTTTGCCAAAATTATGAAATAAGTCAAATGAGGTTTGGAGTGTTTATAGATGTAAATAAACTTGCTACTATCTTTTTGAACCTTCAGTCAAAAGGTGCTCACAATATAAACCTTGTGACGCCAACCATTTATGTTCCATATATAGTTGAGGCAATTGACATTGCAAGGGGAAAGGGTCTTAGAATTCCCATTGTGTACAACACATCTTCATATGAAAAACCAGAAACCATAGAACTTTTGAGAGGATATGTGGACATATTCTTGCCAGACTTTAAATATTTTGATGATGAGATTGCAAAAAAGTATTCCAATGCTCCTCGGTATTTTGAATTTGCATCAAAGTCAATATTAAAAATGTTTGAACTTGTTGGAGATGTTGTAATAGAAAATGGTATAATGAAAAAAGGTGTTATAATTCGCCATTTGGTACTTCCAATGCACACAAATGATTCTATAAAGATTTTAAGCTGGATAAGAGACAACTTAAAAGGCAGGGTTATGCTGAGCCTTATGAGCCAGTATTATCCTATGTACAGATCGAAGGAATTCAAAGAAATTTCAAGAAGGATTACAAGAAGAGAATATCAGAAAGTTGTAAACTTTGTGCTCGAAAATGGTCTTGACTATGGGTACATTCAGGATAAAGAAGCAGCAACAGACAAATACACGCCTGATTTTGACTTGGAAGGCATATGA
- the wecB gene encoding non-hydrolyzing UDP-N-acetylglucosamine 2-epimerase: MIKTLIVFGTRPEAIKMAPLVKELQKDSNFDVKVCVTAQHRQMLDQVLEIFDIKPDYDLDIMKHNQSLFSITSDVLLRFEKVLEKERPDIVLVHGDTTTTFAAALASFYFKTKVGHVEAGLRTYNKYSPFPEEMNRKLTAALCDLHFAPTKRAKLNLMSEGVKEETIFVTGNTVIDTLKFTVKEDYVFKEESLNNIDFSKKIILLTAHRRENFGKPLENIFEAVLKIANEFDDVVFVYPVHLNPNVKNVAYRILKNHPRIKLINPIDVDDMHNLIARSYLVLTDSGGLQEEAPSLGKPVVVLRDTTERPEAVLARTVVIAGTQKDKIVQIVTKLLTNKEEYLKMAKAVNPYGDGNASKRIKKALLFYFGESSMKPEEFYGSDMFV; the protein is encoded by the coding sequence ATGATAAAGACACTCATTGTATTTGGAACAAGACCTGAGGCAATAAAGATGGCGCCACTTGTGAAGGAATTACAGAAAGATTCTAATTTTGATGTCAAAGTATGTGTCACAGCACAGCACAGACAGATGCTTGACCAAGTGTTAGAGATTTTTGATATAAAGCCTGATTATGACCTTGATATAATGAAACATAACCAAAGTTTATTTTCTATAACATCTGACGTACTTTTGAGATTTGAAAAGGTTTTAGAGAAAGAAAGACCAGACATTGTCCTTGTGCATGGAGATACCACAACCACATTTGCAGCAGCTCTTGCAAGTTTTTATTTTAAAACAAAAGTAGGACATGTTGAGGCGGGTTTAAGAACATACAACAAATATTCACCTTTTCCAGAAGAGATGAACAGAAAGCTCACGGCAGCGCTGTGTGACCTTCATTTTGCACCCACAAAAAGGGCAAAGTTAAATTTGATGTCAGAAGGGGTAAAAGAAGAAACCATCTTTGTGACAGGTAACACTGTGATTGATACACTTAAATTTACTGTGAAAGAAGACTATGTGTTCAAAGAAGAAAGTCTAAACAATATAGATTTTTCAAAAAAGATAATTCTTCTCACTGCTCACAGGAGAGAAAATTTTGGAAAACCACTTGAGAATATATTTGAAGCTGTGCTGAAAATTGCAAATGAGTTTGACGATGTGGTTTTTGTATACCCTGTACATCTAAATCCGAATGTCAAGAATGTTGCGTACAGGATTTTAAAAAACCATCCAAGAATAAAACTGATAAATCCAATTGACGTTGATGATATGCACAACCTCATTGCAAGAAGCTATTTGGTTTTAACAGACTCTGGTGGGCTTCAGGAAGAAGCACCGTCTTTGGGCAAACCCGTAGTTGTTCTGCGTGACACAACAGAAAGACCAGAAGCTGTTTTAGCAAGAACAGTTGTAATTGCAGGGACCCAGAAAGATAAGATAGTTCAGATTGTTACAAAACTTTTAACAAATAAAGAAGAGTATCTTAAGATGGCAAAAGCTGTGAACCCTTACGGGGATGGAAATGCTTCAAAAAGAATAAAAAAAGCACTTTTATTTTATTTTGGGGAAAGCAGTATGAAACCTGAGGAATTTTATGGTAGCGATATGTTTGTGTAA
- a CDS encoding fibronectin type III domain-containing protein — protein sequence MFENIKRVTSILIMISFLLSNLNFKTFSQTLSTSLNITVQRDNSGVYKITRNSISITWNPIEDAILYEVYAASSNSQIDFQTVTQNTYCNVTGLKSATVYKITVVAKNEDEQIITSQSIYAITEFKLYAQPEPDPEKEEDIPLGSGGEHPKLLITFNKINVSDDFQSDIGFRGYNVFVGKSQTASDANQYYVDSSTNEIYKYQKENNITIPVKLYKDGIQQFAQEINQTVSMTVYDKYDGIDTFELVPGTMYYIIMNPKMDSTKVIYKPLSNIACPTLIQVSAAKIGEIEKDGKTLALVRVQWRGVDPGNYKQDEIKYRAYYATSANELPRDNLPPQNIFATTSYNQNEAYIPGLSMTTKYYYIRVEAIFADGTRIPSALIKVSVTELGDIPPTPKNCRAETISQTEIEVSFDKPVSDDSSYVYQIWLSTEYKDVLDSSGNPTVYKLVYSTTSYDPNKDGFLPSDLILDGTRYRYKVSNLLPNTVYYFKIRVINTVNQKKSDFSLVFVGTTKPVAVLNVPPVDNNFVRQIVSSETGIRIYVYQDDLISKIHQATIDYVSQSAYFSGNLTVSEKVYYQVYVCESSWNENNVKIYFELPSGSISNYIDISDLKSNTPYYIRFKVRVYIDKDYLSEFSRAYVALTKPVPVPPIVSQPEIPKNFMIAPEDDAVTQTSVKLRWDTKPGQSYVILQTSKALDSNNLSLDEVKDYFVKILRQKVEIYKQVSDSAFIVEQVVYDVYSQNSPVGAKIYIDVTSPVTFKNLAPNTLYYFSIKAIENDRESLWGSIAVTTSSIEKPENLTVISRDSSGHGLTIQWNGNPNYGYQIFVRQENSTVYTLVYSGSISPVSVASSKVAVYKYYIGNLSSNTLYYVRVRSFHIPTGKVSIFAEVLARTVFNQSDFENQQQKLKEEEQNRIRDIQNQKQVAIILENSSDKYYLYINDQNALDEIQRTNSNEFVIDFTKALYSSAKGQVLFSYRVADALEKLQKSFVLKYKSSMLKLPPGALNVSEVESISKRYGIDKGLVMILIELSSASVLPPSYGYDIDSDVITLKVTSRYYLNDELAVSSFAKPVNITLKLSSLAGQANQTRNVYDFSNSSFVTSFSIDSLSNSITFNVERPGTFGVLKTQTVSSYNLSKYKDDIAYVSQKYNLNELYSNFNKSLSQDYASEIITKVFGIDAEKVRSGNLTRQEAIYILARVYEQKTLSSIDNVLITKSTTFTPDGRYRKSILSMMSLGVVDNDLNPYETIKIDEFVHYIVNLEKILKY from the coding sequence ATGTTTGAAAACATAAAAAGAGTAACTTCAATTTTAATTATGATTTCATTTTTACTTTCCAACTTAAACTTTAAGACATTTTCACAAACTCTTTCAACCTCTTTAAATATAACTGTACAAAGAGACAATAGTGGAGTTTATAAAATAACAAGAAATTCCATTTCTATAACATGGAATCCCATTGAAGATGCAATCTTATATGAAGTCTACGCAGCATCTTCAAATTCTCAAATAGATTTTCAAACGGTAACCCAGAATACATACTGCAATGTAACAGGACTCAAAAGTGCCACAGTATATAAAATAACTGTAGTTGCCAAAAACGAAGATGAGCAGATAATAACATCTCAGTCAATTTATGCCATAACAGAATTTAAGCTTTATGCTCAGCCAGAACCAGACCCAGAAAAAGAAGAGGATATTCCACTTGGTTCTGGTGGAGAACATCCCAAGTTATTAATAACTTTTAACAAAATAAACGTATCAGATGATTTTCAATCAGACATAGGTTTTAGGGGCTACAACGTTTTTGTAGGAAAAAGCCAAACAGCATCAGATGCTAACCAGTATTATGTGGATAGTAGTACAAATGAGATTTACAAGTATCAAAAGGAAAACAATATTACAATACCTGTAAAACTTTATAAAGACGGTATTCAGCAGTTTGCGCAGGAAATCAACCAAACAGTAAGCATGACTGTTTATGACAAATATGATGGAATTGACACATTTGAGCTTGTGCCAGGTACGATGTATTACATTATTATGAACCCGAAAATGGATAGTACAAAAGTGATTTACAAGCCTCTTTCAAACATTGCTTGTCCAACGCTTATACAGGTCAGTGCTGCAAAGATAGGTGAGATTGAGAAAGACGGAAAGACTTTAGCTTTAGTAAGAGTACAATGGCGTGGTGTTGACCCTGGAAACTACAAACAGGATGAGATAAAATATAGAGCTTATTACGCAACAAGCGCGAATGAACTTCCAAGAGATAATCTACCACCACAAAACATCTTTGCAACAACCTCATATAACCAGAACGAAGCATACATTCCCGGCCTTTCTATGACGACAAAGTACTATTACATAAGAGTAGAAGCTATTTTTGCAGATGGTACCAGAATTCCTTCAGCACTTATAAAGGTTTCTGTGACAGAACTTGGTGATATTCCACCAACACCTAAAAACTGTAGAGCTGAAACTATCTCACAGACAGAAATAGAGGTTTCGTTTGACAAGCCTGTTTCAGACGACTCAAGTTATGTTTATCAAATTTGGCTTTCAACAGAATATAAAGATGTTCTTGACTCAAGCGGAAATCCTACTGTATACAAACTTGTTTATAGTACTACTTCGTATGATCCAAACAAAGATGGTTTTTTACCGAGTGATTTAATTTTAGATGGAACAAGGTATAGATATAAAGTATCAAATCTTCTACCGAACACAGTTTATTATTTCAAGATTAGAGTAATAAATACTGTTAACCAGAAAAAGTCTGACTTTTCGCTTGTATTTGTTGGGACAACAAAACCTGTTGCCGTTTTAAACGTGCCGCCTGTAGATAACAATTTTGTTAGACAAATTGTGTCTTCTGAGACAGGTATAAGGATTTACGTGTATCAGGACGATTTGATTTCAAAGATTCATCAAGCCACAATTGATTATGTATCGCAATCAGCTTACTTTTCTGGAAACTTGACAGTTTCTGAAAAGGTGTACTATCAGGTATACGTTTGTGAGTCTTCTTGGAATGAAAATAATGTTAAAATTTACTTTGAACTTCCATCAGGAAGTATTTCGAATTATATTGATATATCAGACCTTAAAAGTAATACTCCTTATTATATTAGATTCAAAGTAAGAGTTTATATTGACAAAGACTATCTTTCAGAATTTAGCAGAGCATATGTTGCTTTAACAAAACCTGTGCCAGTACCACCTATCGTCTCCCAGCCTGAGATACCTAAAAATTTCATGATTGCCCCAGAGGATGATGCAGTAACACAAACTTCTGTTAAGCTCAGATGGGATACAAAACCAGGTCAGTCATATGTCATTTTGCAAACTTCAAAAGCTTTAGATAGCAATAACCTCAGTTTAGATGAGGTGAAGGATTATTTTGTTAAAATACTCAGACAAAAGGTTGAAATCTATAAGCAAGTATCTGATTCAGCTTTTATAGTAGAACAGGTTGTGTATGATGTATATTCACAGAACTCTCCTGTTGGCGCAAAGATATATATTGATGTTACATCTCCTGTGACATTTAAGAACCTTGCTCCAAACACACTATATTATTTTTCCATAAAAGCTATAGAAAATGACAGAGAATCGCTTTGGGGAAGCATTGCAGTAACAACTTCTTCAATTGAAAAGCCCGAGAATTTGACAGTAATATCAAGAGATTCAAGTGGACACGGACTTACAATCCAGTGGAACGGCAATCCAAATTACGGTTATCAGATTTTTGTAAGGCAAGAAAATAGCACTGTGTATACCTTGGTATATTCTGGCTCAATTTCGCCTGTTTCTGTAGCATCGTCAAAAGTTGCTGTGTATAAATATTACATTGGAAATTTAAGTTCAAATACCCTATATTACGTCAGGGTAAGAAGCTTTCATATTCCGACTGGAAAGGTTTCTATTTTTGCAGAGGTTTTAGCGCGAACAGTTTTTAACCAGAGCGATTTTGAAAATCAGCAGCAAAAGCTCAAAGAAGAAGAACAAAACAGAATAAGGGATATTCAGAATCAGAAACAGGTTGCTATCATACTTGAAAATAGCTCAGATAAATATTATCTTTACATCAATGACCAGAATGCTTTGGATGAGATACAGCGTACAAATTCGAACGAGTTTGTAATAGACTTTACAAAAGCTCTTTACTCTTCTGCTAAAGGGCAGGTTTTGTTCTCATACAGGGTAGCAGATGCCCTTGAGAAGTTACAGAAAAGTTTTGTTTTGAAATACAAAAGTAGTATGTTAAAACTTCCACCGGGTGCTTTGAATGTTTCTGAGGTAGAGAGTATTTCAAAAAGATATGGAATTGACAAAGGATTGGTGATGATATTAATAGAACTTTCCTCAGCTTCTGTTTTGCCACCTTCATATGGTTATGATATTGATTCTGATGTTATAACATTGAAGGTAACGTCCAGGTATTATTTAAATGATGAACTGGCTGTGTCAAGCTTTGCAAAACCTGTGAATATTACATTGAAGCTTTCAAGCTTGGCTGGTCAGGCAAACCAAACAAGAAATGTATATGATTTTTCGAATAGCAGCTTTGTAACCAGTTTTTCAATCGACAGTCTTTCAAACAGTATAACATTTAATGTTGAAAGACCTGGCACATTTGGAGTGCTGAAAACTCAGACTGTGTCAAGTTACAATCTTAGCAAGTACAAAGACGATATAGCGTATGTTTCTCAAAAATACAACTTAAATGAGCTTTACAGTAACTTTAATAAAAGTCTTTCTCAGGATTATGCATCCGAAATTATAACAAAAGTATTTGGTATTGATGCTGAAAAGGTCAGAAGTGGGAATCTGACAAGGCAAGAGGCAATATATATTTTGGCAAGAGTGTATGAACAAAAGACATTATCTTCGATTGACAATGTTCTTATTACAAAGTCAACTACCTTTACTCCCGATGGAAGGTACAGAAAGTCTATCCTTAGCATGATGTCACTCGGAGTTGTAGACAATGATTTAAACCCCTATGAAACTATAAAGATTGATGAGTTTGTTCACTATATAGTTAATCTTGAAAAAATTTTAAAATATTAG